The following proteins come from a genomic window of Leptospira andrefontaineae:
- the epsC gene encoding serine O-acetyltransferase EpsC has translation MGIQETNGTSQVDPTSEDTYRNFLDSIFKKQNEDPHRYGGRQVAGQFVQELFDILFAGFFSDLNFRDRTQVEDSISRFLLDAKKKLQPYLVGSNGPEINWVLAEFKKELPILYDLIWRDAIAAYEGDPAAESVKEVILAYSGFYAIAVHRVAHVLHRLRIPIFPRMLSEYAHEKTGIDIHPGAKIGKSFFMDHGTGIVIGGTSEIADNVKIYQGVTLGALSVSKDLASVKRHPTIEENTIIYAGATILGGDTVIGRNSIIGGNTWVTQSVPPYSVVYQKNEIRVRNSKELDNVIDFSI, from the coding sequence ATGGGAATCCAAGAAACGAACGGAACATCTCAAGTTGATCCAACCTCGGAAGATACCTATCGTAATTTCCTAGATTCTATATTCAAAAAACAGAATGAAGATCCCCATCGTTACGGGGGGAGGCAGGTTGCAGGGCAATTCGTCCAAGAATTATTCGATATTCTTTTTGCCGGTTTCTTTTCAGACCTAAACTTTAGAGATAGAACTCAGGTAGAAGATAGTATCTCCCGATTTCTTTTGGATGCAAAGAAGAAGTTGCAACCATACTTAGTAGGTTCCAATGGTCCGGAGATCAATTGGGTACTTGCGGAATTCAAAAAAGAATTACCTATTTTATATGATCTGATCTGGAGAGATGCAATCGCAGCCTATGAGGGAGACCCTGCAGCAGAAAGTGTTAAAGAAGTCATACTCGCCTACTCCGGTTTTTACGCGATTGCAGTACATAGAGTTGCTCATGTATTACATCGTTTAAGGATCCCGATCTTTCCAAGAATGCTCAGCGAATATGCTCACGAAAAAACAGGGATTGATATTCATCCTGGTGCTAAGATCGGGAAATCATTCTTCATGGATCACGGTACCGGCATCGTGATCGGAGGAACTTCAGAAATAGCGGATAATGTTAAAATTTACCAAGGAGTTACTTTAGGAGCACTGTCCGTTAGTAAGGATTTAGCCAGCGTAAAAAGACATCCTACAATTGAAGAAAATACGATCATCTATGCGGGAGCAACCATTCTGGGTGGAGATACTGTGATCGGAAGAAATAGTATCATAGGAGGAAACACTTGGGTCACACAAAGTGTCCCTCCTTATTCCGTAGTGTATCAGAAAAATGAGATCCGGGTCAGAAATTCAAAAGAACTAGACAATGTGATCGATTTTTCTATCTGA
- a CDS encoding OmpP1/FadL family transporter, translated as MQRGLVRNKYSVFIILLFVFGSGEVLAVDGLYFNAINSRYLGLAGAGYALGGSPVDVALNPANLSLVKGKKLEFGLGASLIQNRYRDRFQDPNPELVYENDKTTNVVGPGPYIAFKLPVTENINYGVTFYVPGGASGGVDKITRNTPTGESVNQWADVNLPGPLGNSKQIKESNSNTFAVFKLVNGLSVKLGNLSLGGSVELAYGTQKLNQKYYDITGNIEIPGQGYYYESSKNAFALGGILGANYSFSDSFRIAYAYQSHVGIPLNGGYNIGTNDPNYYRKTGVSYTFDLPEKHVLGFAFGPENLKFALDFVYTNYGSYLRKANQTLEDPWLPTPLGKTGSADAHLNFRDQWAVILGVEYKASTSWILRGGYSYNSPLVKSNALGGTTGGFFSLTDIVSAGFSYLFDSWSLDLAVSYNIPRKTIEGGKGTDWDLSHAVGNVGNANLTGYSYNARAGIPSFNIGAVKSFD; from the coding sequence ATGCAGAGAGGTTTGGTCCGAAATAAGTATTCGGTTTTTATAATATTATTATTCGTTTTTGGGAGTGGAGAAGTTTTAGCGGTCGATGGATTATACTTCAACGCGATCAATTCTAGATATTTAGGTCTTGCAGGAGCGGGTTATGCACTTGGCGGCTCTCCGGTGGATGTGGCTTTGAATCCTGCGAATTTATCCTTGGTCAAAGGTAAAAAATTGGAATTTGGTTTGGGAGCTTCTCTCATTCAAAATAGATACAGAGACCGTTTCCAAGATCCGAATCCGGAACTTGTTTATGAGAATGATAAAACGACTAACGTAGTTGGTCCTGGTCCTTATATTGCTTTTAAACTTCCTGTTACTGAAAATATAAATTACGGAGTCACATTCTATGTTCCGGGAGGAGCTTCCGGGGGAGTGGATAAGATCACAAGAAATACTCCTACTGGAGAATCTGTAAACCAATGGGCGGATGTTAATTTGCCAGGTCCTCTCGGGAATTCTAAACAGATAAAAGAATCCAATTCGAATACGTTTGCAGTTTTTAAATTGGTAAACGGACTCTCAGTTAAATTAGGAAATTTATCCTTGGGTGGAAGTGTGGAACTTGCTTATGGAACCCAGAAATTGAATCAGAAATATTACGATATCACTGGAAATATCGAGATTCCTGGACAAGGTTATTATTACGAAAGTTCCAAAAATGCTTTTGCTTTGGGTGGAATTTTAGGAGCTAATTATTCTTTCTCTGATTCTTTCCGAATTGCATATGCTTACCAATCTCATGTAGGAATTCCTTTGAATGGCGGATACAATATTGGAACAAATGATCCGAATTATTATCGTAAGACAGGTGTTTCTTATACTTTCGATCTTCCTGAAAAACATGTATTGGGCTTTGCGTTCGGACCTGAAAATCTGAAATTCGCATTGGATTTTGTATATACGAACTATGGTTCTTATTTAAGAAAGGCAAACCAAACTTTGGAAGATCCATGGCTTCCTACTCCTTTAGGAAAAACAGGTTCTGCTGATGCACATTTGAATTTCAGGGACCAATGGGCGGTCATTTTAGGAGTAGAGTATAAAGCTTCTACTTCTTGGATACTGAGAGGAGGTTATTCTTATAATTCCCCATTGGTAAAAAGTAATGCTTTAGGGGGAACTACCGGGGGATTTTTCTCTCTTACGGATATTGTTTCCGCAGGTTTTAGTTATCTATTCGATAGCTGGAGTTTGGATTTAGCAGTAAGTTATAATATTCCTAGAAAAACGATAGAAGGAGGAAAGGGAACAGATTGGGATCTTTCTCATGCAGTAGGAAATGTGGGTAACGCGAACTTAACCGGATATTCTTATAATGCAAGAGCGGGAATTCCATCCTTCAATATTGGTGCTGTAAAATCTTTTGATTGA
- a CDS encoding sensor histidine kinase has protein sequence MSQKEELGKTKSTQTLDFLTELLDTYVWETEDLNLCKIPSQLSKRLGLNESEISLSLFLTKIHPTDRTKLEVEIGSAKSGQNPEAFELKIAGSNGDFLYFKVGIRYLESSTSGSGKYIFLLQEITKPKADRESLRQSNRRLKLATKAANVGIWDLDLIKNVLVWDEGMYKLYGIPKTEFSGAYEAWEKSLHPEDKTRAIEDFYNAVAGRKEFDTEFRIIWPDKSVHYIKAIAAVFRDSEGNPIQMIGTNWDITRIKLADQESRKNQDNLVLSELMFRGAFENNGIGMAVVSSEGKWLKVNRKLCEMLGYSEAEFHSLTFQDITHPEDLEKDLSFVKQILDNKIESYKMEKRYFKKDGSIIWINLSVSSVRDKLDNFLYFVSQIEDITEKKIAEQSLMAINYEMKQILDSATQVAIIKTDLQGVITVFSKGAENLFGYSEEELIGKYTPEILHDKEDTSKRGKELSQLYNKELKGFDIFSEVAKRESYDSRIWKYRRKDGTVFPAQMIITTVKGYDSKISGFLGIGTDVSGAQEYLERLEDTKLQLEILADQLGRKNAQLLNYAHITSHNLRAPTSNLISLVELVEEAQSEEEVHSLVGKFKISVDYLQETLDSLVEVLKIQEGTRRKIETVRFDSILKKILRILEGQILETSAEVRFDFSALEEFEYDKTYLESILLNLISNSIKYRSSHRIPKIEIRTEIVEDKYLLIVEDNGLGIDLNKYQSKLFGLHKTFHRHPDARGVGLFLTKSQVEALNGRIYAESELDHGTKMIIELQSLSPLN, from the coding sequence ATGTCTCAAAAAGAAGAACTCGGAAAAACCAAATCCACTCAAACCCTAGATTTCCTAACCGAACTTCTGGACACATATGTTTGGGAAACGGAAGATCTAAATCTTTGCAAGATCCCTTCTCAACTCTCTAAACGTTTAGGTTTAAACGAATCCGAAATTTCTCTCTCACTTTTCCTCACAAAGATCCATCCTACGGACAGGACAAAATTAGAAGTAGAAATTGGATCCGCAAAAAGCGGACAAAATCCGGAGGCATTCGAATTGAAGATCGCCGGATCAAACGGAGATTTTTTATACTTTAAGGTCGGAATTCGGTATTTAGAATCTTCTACAAGCGGTTCAGGCAAATATATATTCTTACTCCAAGAAATTACAAAACCAAAAGCAGATCGTGAATCTCTCAGACAAAGTAATAGAAGATTAAAACTCGCGACAAAAGCGGCAAATGTCGGGATCTGGGATCTAGATCTGATAAAAAACGTTCTAGTCTGGGACGAAGGAATGTATAAGCTATATGGAATTCCGAAAACGGAATTTTCAGGTGCATATGAGGCTTGGGAGAAGTCACTACACCCGGAAGATAAGACCAGAGCTATAGAAGATTTTTATAATGCAGTTGCTGGAAGAAAAGAATTCGATACTGAATTCAGGATTATTTGGCCCGATAAATCTGTTCATTATATAAAAGCAATTGCCGCAGTTTTCAGAGATTCGGAAGGGAATCCGATCCAAATGATCGGAACAAATTGGGATATCACCCGTATCAAACTTGCAGACCAAGAATCCAGAAAGAATCAAGATAACCTTGTCTTAAGTGAACTCATGTTCAGAGGGGCGTTCGAGAATAATGGGATTGGAATGGCAGTCGTTTCTTCTGAAGGAAAATGGTTAAAAGTAAATAGAAAACTTTGTGAGATGTTAGGATATTCAGAAGCTGAATTTCACTCCCTCACCTTCCAAGACATCACTCATCCGGAAGATCTAGAAAAGGATTTATCATTCGTAAAACAGATCTTAGACAATAAGATTGAATCCTACAAAATGGAAAAACGCTACTTCAAAAAAGATGGTTCCATTATTTGGATCAACCTAAGCGTTTCCTCCGTCAGGGATAAATTAGATAACTTTTTATATTTTGTTTCACAGATAGAAGATATCACTGAAAAGAAAATCGCAGAACAATCGTTAATGGCGATCAACTACGAGATGAAACAGATCTTAGATTCGGCTACCCAAGTCGCTATTATTAAAACGGATCTACAAGGAGTAATCACGGTTTTCAGCAAGGGAGCCGAGAATCTATTCGGATATTCGGAAGAAGAATTGATCGGTAAATATACACCTGAAATACTCCACGACAAAGAAGATACAAGTAAAAGAGGCAAAGAACTAAGCCAACTTTATAATAAAGAACTTAAAGGTTTCGATATATTTAGCGAGGTTGCCAAAAGAGAATCATACGATTCCAGGATCTGGAAATACAGAAGAAAGGACGGAACCGTTTTCCCTGCACAAATGATCATCACCACTGTCAAAGGTTATGATTCTAAAATTTCCGGGTTTTTAGGAATCGGTACGGATGTATCGGGCGCTCAGGAATATTTAGAAAGACTGGAAGATACAAAACTACAATTGGAAATTTTAGCCGACCAATTGGGCAGAAAGAATGCACAACTTCTAAACTACGCACATATCACTTCTCATAATTTAAGAGCTCCTACAAGCAATTTGATTTCCCTAGTGGAATTGGTGGAAGAAGCCCAATCTGAAGAAGAAGTCCATTCTTTAGTCGGAAAATTCAAGATTTCTGTGGATTATTTACAAGAGACCTTAGACAGCTTAGTAGAAGTTTTAAAAATACAAGAAGGGACGAGAAGAAAGATTGAAACAGTCAGATTCGATTCTATCCTAAAAAAGATCCTGAGAATTTTAGAAGGCCAAATCCTGGAAACTTCCGCTGAGGTCCGCTTCGACTTCTCCGCACTCGAAGAATTCGAATACGATAAGACTTACTTGGAAAGTATCTTATTAAATCTAATTTCAAATTCTATTAAATATAGATCTTCCCATCGAATTCCAAAGATAGAAATCCGAACAGAAATTGTGGAAGATAAATATTTACTGATCGTAGAAGACAATGGATTAGGGATAGATCTGAATAAATACCAAAGCAAACTGTTCGGTTTACATAAAACATTCCATAGACATCCAGATGCAAGAGGGGTTGGACTATTTCTCACCAAGTCTCAAGTAGAAGCTCTAAATGGCAGAATTTATGCAGAAAGTGAGTTGGATCATGGTACGAAAATGATCATAGAATTACAGTCTCTTTCCCCCTTAAATTGA
- a CDS encoding enoyl-CoA hydratase-related protein: MDLVSYFGMSDLPLITNIHEVPGGKIFQITMNRPEVHNAVNKEMADLFVEAWRTFQKDPELTVAVLHGAGDKAFCSGADLSGLDKMANLYLNQEEREEYAKNDPGPLGGSRIVQKKPVITVSHGYTYAGGLELFCHGHIRIAEPQAIFSVACRRWGVPLVDGGTVYLPRLLGWGSALPLILTGQRIRAERAYQLGLVWELVKKGKGLERAFSYATQLCRQPRDAMFADLNSALDGWNLTVKEALTLEARNTFPVMESKSTKEGVKRFLDGDRFWFR, encoded by the coding sequence ATGGATCTAGTTTCTTATTTTGGCATGTCTGATCTCCCATTGATTACAAATATTCACGAAGTCCCAGGTGGTAAAATTTTCCAGATCACCATGAATCGCCCGGAAGTTCATAATGCAGTGAATAAGGAAATGGCAGATCTGTTTGTAGAAGCATGGAGAACTTTTCAAAAGGATCCCGAACTTACGGTAGCTGTTTTACATGGAGCAGGTGATAAGGCATTTTGTTCCGGAGCAGATCTTTCCGGTTTGGATAAAATGGCAAATCTGTATCTAAACCAAGAAGAAAGAGAAGAATATGCTAAGAACGATCCTGGTCCTTTAGGAGGATCAAGGATTGTTCAAAAAAAACCTGTGATCACTGTATCTCATGGTTATACATACGCAGGCGGTTTGGAATTATTTTGTCATGGCCATATTCGTATTGCGGAGCCTCAGGCAATCTTCTCTGTTGCTTGTAGAAGATGGGGAGTTCCTCTAGTAGATGGAGGCACTGTTTATCTTCCAAGATTGCTTGGTTGGGGATCTGCATTACCACTCATACTAACAGGGCAAAGGATCCGCGCAGAGAGAGCTTACCAGCTTGGCTTAGTATGGGAACTTGTTAAAAAAGGAAAAGGTTTAGAAAGAGCATTCTCTTATGCCACCCAACTTTGTAGGCAACCTAGAGATGCAATGTTTGCGGATCTAAATTCTGCCTTAGACGGTTGGAATCTTACTGTAAAGGAAGCCTTAACATTAGAAGCCAGAAATACTTTTCCGGTAATGGAAAGCAAAAGCACCAAAGAAGGAGTAAAACGTTTCTTAGATGGAGATCGTTTCTGGTTTCGTTAG
- a CDS encoding lysophospholipid acyltransferase family protein produces the protein MSLTESIHDKITTPIVKIPDSALKTGIYDLTKEELGQRIELREGVSLRYVTPSNRRRWLLDRVLLGSDLTFLYGYFRQIMIARQTALKGKFFDPRWIELSGGILDLIEGCQGKFQIENLENVISPKGPVVFAGNHMSVLETFVFSYFLVPHRRLTYVVKESLIKGYFGPIMRSRDPIAVGRDNPREDLVKVLEEGATLLKKGVSIVVFPQSTRTRTFNPAEFNSIAVKLASRAGVPVVPFAIKTDFWENGKIWKDLGSLYRDRKIHMKFGAQIDTKDSKKAQETLLNFVLTNLKEWNVEILSGQK, from the coding sequence GTGAGTTTAACAGAATCCATTCATGATAAGATCACAACACCTATAGTCAAAATCCCGGACTCAGCCTTAAAAACCGGGATCTACGACTTAACCAAGGAAGAATTGGGACAAAGGATCGAGCTGAGAGAAGGAGTGAGCTTGAGATATGTCACTCCTTCCAATCGAAGAAGATGGCTCTTAGATCGGGTCCTACTCGGTTCAGATCTTACATTTTTATACGGATACTTCCGACAAATCATGATCGCAAGGCAAACTGCTCTAAAAGGAAAGTTTTTCGATCCTCGTTGGATTGAATTATCGGGTGGGATCTTGGACTTGATCGAAGGTTGCCAAGGAAAATTCCAAATTGAAAATTTAGAGAATGTTATTTCTCCTAAGGGGCCTGTGGTTTTTGCGGGAAACCATATGAGTGTTCTAGAAACTTTCGTCTTTTCCTATTTTTTAGTGCCTCATAGAAGACTAACCTATGTAGTTAAAGAAAGTTTAATAAAGGGTTATTTTGGCCCTATCATGAGAAGTAGGGATCCGATCGCTGTAGGACGAGACAACCCAAGAGAAGACTTAGTCAAGGTATTAGAAGAAGGTGCTACTCTGCTGAAAAAAGGAGTTTCTATCGTAGTATTTCCTCAGAGTACAAGGACTAGAACTTTTAATCCTGCGGAATTCAATTCAATTGCGGTCAAACTTGCTTCCAGAGCTGGAGTTCCGGTAGTACCATTTGCGATCAAAACTGATTTTTGGGAAAACGGTAAGATCTGGAAGGATTTAGGTAGCTTATATAGAGACAGAAAGATCCATATGAAGTTCGGAGCTCAAATAGACACCAAAGATTCTAAAAAAGCCCAGGAAACACTTTTGAATTTTGTATTAACTAATTTAAAAGAATGGAATGTAGAAATTCTTTCAGGACAGAAATAA
- the leuD gene encoding 3-isopropylmalate dehydratase small subunit has translation MSSKIWTIHTGVPISIPREDIDTDQILPKQFMKLIDKKGFGKHLFHDWRYSDLEGNIPNPEFILNREGFKNASVLIAGKNFGCGSSREHAPWALADFGFRAILAPSFADIFSINSAKNGIALVRLKEEEITYLNEWVSKNPGSQIRINLENSEVQAGDKTFFFHLDPASVNRIREGLDDIDITLKNAKEILNFEEKRKVEKPFLEVHW, from the coding sequence ATGAGCTCAAAAATTTGGACGATACATACCGGAGTCCCGATCTCTATCCCAAGAGAGGATATTGATACGGATCAAATCCTTCCAAAACAATTTATGAAATTAATAGATAAGAAAGGTTTTGGAAAACATCTTTTTCATGATTGGAGATATTCAGACTTAGAGGGAAATATTCCAAATCCTGAATTTATTCTGAATCGGGAAGGATTTAAAAATGCAAGCGTTCTTATAGCAGGAAAAAATTTCGGCTGCGGTTCTAGTAGAGAACATGCACCTTGGGCACTTGCAGATTTCGGATTCAGAGCGATTTTAGCTCCTTCTTTCGCGGATATCTTCTCCATTAATTCCGCAAAGAATGGGATCGCATTAGTCCGTTTGAAAGAAGAAGAGATCACATATCTAAATGAATGGGTTTCTAAAAATCCAGGATCTCAAATCAGGATCAATCTGGAAAATTCGGAAGTGCAAGCGGGAGATAAAACCTTCTTCTTTCATTTGGATCCCGCTTCTGTGAACCGGATCCGAGAAGGTTTAGACGATATTGATATCACTCTGAAAAATGCAAAAGAGATCCTAAATTTCGAAGAGAAACGCAAAGTAGAAAAACCGTTTTTGGAAGTGCACTGGTGA
- the leuC gene encoding 3-isopropylmalate dehydratase large subunit: protein MGQTLYDKIWESHRISEDSDSESILYVDRHILHEVTSAQAFEGLRTKNRNIRRTDLTFGVVDHNVSTRDRKNRDAAGPVSRLQIDTMEKNCKDFGVRLFGPEDPEQGIVHVLGPELGFTIPGSVIVCGDSHTATHGAFGALAFGIGTSEVEHVLATQTLKQAKTRSMLVRFIGKPGFGITAKDIVLELISKIGTSGGRGFTMEYKGEWINSLSMEGRMTICNMSIEAGARASLIAPDQITFDYLKDRKLIPKGKSFDQAVEYWKTFFTDKDAVYDEIIELDISKIEPQVTWGTNPSQSLSIGAVVPDPEEFQDPRAKETAQNALEYMGLKPGTPISEIKIDKVFIGSCTNSRIEDLRSAAEVAKGKKVHPNVQALVVPGSGSVKRQAESEGLDKIFKDAGFEWREPGCSLCLAMNDDVLKPGERCASTSNRNFEGRQGRGGRTHLVSPSMAAAAAVTGKFSDVRKLA, encoded by the coding sequence ATGGGACAAACTTTATACGACAAAATTTGGGAAAGTCATCGGATCTCAGAGGATTCTGACTCAGAATCTATATTATATGTGGACCGTCATATTCTTCATGAGGTGACTTCTGCCCAAGCTTTCGAAGGTTTAAGAACTAAGAATAGAAATATAAGAAGGACCGATCTTACCTTCGGAGTTGTGGATCATAATGTTTCCACAAGAGATCGTAAGAATAGAGATGCAGCAGGGCCTGTCTCCAGATTGCAAATAGATACAATGGAAAAAAACTGCAAAGACTTCGGAGTCCGTCTATTCGGTCCGGAAGATCCTGAGCAAGGCATCGTACACGTTTTGGGTCCGGAGTTAGGGTTTACTATCCCAGGTTCAGTTATCGTATGCGGCGATTCTCATACTGCAACACATGGGGCATTCGGTGCATTGGCTTTCGGAATAGGAACAAGTGAAGTGGAACATGTGCTTGCCACTCAAACTTTAAAACAAGCCAAAACAAGATCAATGTTGGTTCGTTTTATCGGCAAGCCCGGTTTTGGGATCACTGCAAAAGATATCGTCTTGGAATTGATCTCGAAAATAGGAACCTCAGGAGGAAGAGGTTTTACCATGGAATATAAGGGAGAATGGATAAATTCCCTTTCCATGGAAGGAAGAATGACTATTTGTAATATGAGTATAGAAGCAGGAGCAAGAGCAAGTTTGATCGCTCCTGATCAGATCACATTCGATTATTTGAAAGATAGAAAATTGATCCCAAAAGGAAAAAGTTTCGATCAAGCAGTCGAATATTGGAAAACATTCTTCACAGATAAAGACGCTGTATACGATGAGATTATAGAATTAGATATTTCTAAAATAGAACCCCAGGTCACTTGGGGAACAAATCCTTCTCAGTCTTTGTCGATCGGAGCTGTAGTTCCTGACCCGGAAGAATTCCAAGATCCAAGAGCAAAAGAAACTGCTCAGAACGCGTTAGAGTATATGGGTTTAAAACCCGGAACTCCAATTTCTGAGATCAAAATCGATAAGGTATTCATTGGTTCCTGCACAAATTCTAGGATAGAAGACTTGAGATCCGCAGCAGAAGTTGCCAAAGGAAAAAAAGTCCATCCTAATGTGCAAGCTTTGGTCGTTCCTGGATCAGGTTCTGTAAAACGTCAGGCGGAATCGGAAGGTTTAGATAAAATTTTCAAAGATGCTGGATTTGAATGGAGAGAGCCTGGTTGTTCTCTTTGTCTTGCAATGAACGACGACGTATTAAAACCGGGAGAAAGATGCGCTTCCACTTCCAACAGAAACTTTGAAGGAAGACAAGGTAGAGGTGGGAGAACTCATTTGGTAAGTCCTTCTATGGCAGCGGCTGCCGCAGTGACCGGAAAATTTTCAGATGTGAGGAAATTAGCATGA
- a CDS encoding LysR family transcriptional regulator, which translates to MEFRQIIYFLEISESGTFQKAASRLGLTQPALSKQIYLLEKELGVSVLERGGRSVRLTHEGERFYQYSIRMKELWEEIQDAFSKENELKGNYSISAGGTVSAWILPQILKEILKKRPGLSLSVREGDAGETKDAVLKGEVDLGILTGPISEPSLNVLEFLSDQIFPVASKDHPLFLKKKIRIEDLKKQSFVLFHPGSALRKVVEKRIKSFSKEFGPKIAMELRSVESVIKSLEAGLGIGFLSEYSISPKLKKIKFEDWNTERKFYLCYRKKSGPGLALLAEEILRSAKEWGSAKGPSSL; encoded by the coding sequence ATGGAATTCAGACAGATCATATATTTTCTGGAAATTTCAGAATCAGGCACATTCCAAAAGGCAGCTTCCCGTTTGGGATTAACTCAACCGGCTCTCTCTAAACAGATCTATCTTTTGGAAAAAGAATTAGGCGTTAGTGTTTTGGAAAGAGGAGGGAGATCTGTCCGACTCACTCACGAAGGAGAAAGATTCTACCAGTATTCTATCCGTATGAAAGAATTATGGGAAGAGATCCAAGATGCTTTCTCCAAGGAGAATGAACTAAAAGGAAATTATTCCATATCGGCTGGAGGGACAGTTTCTGCTTGGATCCTACCTCAGATCTTAAAGGAGATACTGAAAAAAAGACCAGGACTTTCTCTTTCCGTAAGAGAAGGGGACGCCGGGGAAACTAAGGATGCAGTATTGAAGGGAGAAGTGGATCTAGGGATATTGACGGGTCCGATCTCAGAACCTAGTCTGAATGTTTTGGAATTTTTATCGGACCAGATCTTTCCGGTGGCTTCTAAGGATCATCCGCTCTTTCTAAAAAAGAAAATTAGAATAGAGGATCTAAAAAAACAATCTTTTGTATTATTCCATCCAGGTTCCGCTCTTAGGAAAGTAGTTGAGAAGAGGATAAAATCATTCTCTAAAGAATTTGGTCCTAAGATCGCAATGGAACTTAGGAGCGTAGAATCGGTTATCAAATCTTTGGAAGCAGGGCTTGGGATAGGATTTTTATCCGAATATTCTATCAGCCCAAAATTAAAAAAAATAAAATTCGAAGATTGGAACACGGAAAGGAAATTTTATCTTTGTTATCGTAAAAAATCCGGACCTGGACTTGCTCTACTTGCTGAAGAAATTTTAAGATCTGCGAAGGAATGGGGATCTGCGAAAGGACCTTCTTCCCTTTAA
- a CDS encoding alpha/beta hydrolase: MKKIFKRVSIGLGAVLIAYLGIYYATFPKYEFHPKADLTQSFDSFYKTKLEETKSLKGRQGSEEKLIRYSAGKTEYAILYIHGFGASRAEGEETVDKISASLKANTYYLRLPGHGTNNEDHRDTPFTEYLRVAEESLLMMDKLGNQTILMGTSMGGLISVYLAGKYPDKIKDLVLFSPFFDFAVPLAKIFFYPGGMTFGETVQGKIRKSPPKTPDDGIGEHYYEHWYKDQYLAAIQHVSNATKFVLSQHSLENIKVPTLLVYYYKDKDHQDKTASVPAMLKGFDKIGGDNPNPLNTKAQIEIGSHVLTSKHVFSDKEKVQKEVLDFLHKTGVK, translated from the coding sequence ATGAAAAAAATATTCAAACGGGTTTCGATTGGCCTCGGTGCTGTGCTTATCGCCTATTTGGGGATCTATTACGCTACATTTCCCAAATACGAATTCCATCCAAAGGCGGACTTAACTCAAAGTTTTGATTCGTTTTATAAAACTAAATTAGAAGAGACCAAATCACTCAAAGGTAGACAAGGCTCGGAAGAAAAGCTGATCCGTTACTCTGCCGGTAAAACGGAATATGCAATTCTTTATATACATGGCTTCGGCGCGTCCCGCGCAGAAGGAGAAGAAACTGTAGATAAAATTTCTGCCTCTCTCAAGGCAAATACATACTACTTAAGACTCCCTGGTCATGGAACAAATAATGAAGATCATAGGGATACTCCTTTTACTGAATACCTACGCGTGGCTGAAGAAAGTTTATTAATGATGGATAAATTAGGAAATCAAACTATACTTATGGGAACAAGTATGGGCGGTTTGATCTCTGTTTATCTGGCTGGAAAGTATCCGGATAAGATCAAGGATCTGGTATTATTCTCCCCATTCTTTGATTTTGCCGTTCCTTTGGCTAAAATATTCTTCTACCCGGGTGGAATGACATTCGGAGAAACAGTCCAAGGAAAGATCAGAAAGTCTCCTCCTAAAACACCGGATGATGGAATTGGAGAACATTATTACGAACATTGGTATAAGGATCAATATTTAGCCGCGATCCAACACGTAAGTAACGCGACTAAATTCGTTCTCAGCCAACATAGTTTGGAAAATATAAAGGTTCCTACTCTATTAGTATATTATTATAAGGACAAGGATCATCAAGACAAAACGGCAAGTGTGCCTGCTATGTTAAAAGGTTTTGATAAGATCGGAGGAGATAATCCGAATCCTCTTAATACAAAGGCTCAAATAGAAATAGGAAGCCATGTTTTGACTTCTAAACATGTATTCTCCGATAAGGAGAAAGTCCAAAAAGAAGTTTTGGACTTCTTGCATAAAACCGGAGTAAAATAA